In Mus caroli chromosome 19, CAROLI_EIJ_v1.1, whole genome shotgun sequence, a genomic segment contains:
- the Sfrp5 gene encoding secreted frizzled-related protein 5: MWVAGSARTAALALLLGALHGAPAHGQEYDYYGWQAEPLHGRSYSKPPQCLDIPADLPLCHTVGYKRMRLPNLLEHESLAEVKQQASSWLPLLAKRCHSDTQVFLCSLFAPVCLDRPIYPCRSLCEAVRAGCAPLMEAYGFPWPEMLHCHKFPLDNDLCIAVQFGHLPATAPPVTKICAQCEMEHSADGLMEQMCSSDFVVKMRIKEIKIDNGDRKLIGAQKKKKLLKAGPLKRKDTKKMVLHMKNGASCPCPQLDNLTGSFLVMGRKVEGQLLLTAVYHWDKKNKEMKFAVKFMFSYPCSLYYPFFYGAAEPH; encoded by the exons ATGTGGGTGGCCGGGAGCGCACGGACGGCCGCACTGGCGCTGCTGCTCGGGGCGCTGCATGGGGCGCCGGCACACGGCCAGGAGTACGACTACTACGGTTGGCAGGCCGAGCCGCTACACGGCCGCTCCTACTCCAAGCCACCGCAGTGCCTCGACATCCCCGCCGATCTGCCGCTCTGTCACACGGTGGGCTACAAGCGCATGCGGCTGCCCAACCTGCTGGAGCACGAGAGCCTGGCCGAGGTGAAGCAGCAGGCAAGCAGCTGGCTGCCACTGCTGGCCAAACGCTGCCACTCGGACACCCAGGTCTTCCTCTGCTCACTCTTCGCTCCCGTCTGCCTGGACCGACCCATCTACCCCTGCCGCTCGCTGTGCGAAGCCGTGCGCGCCGGCTGCGCGCCGCTCATGGAGGCCTACGGCTTCCCTTGGCCGGAGATGCTGCACTGCCACAAGTTCCCCCTGGACAACGACCTCTGCATCGCGGTACAGTTCGGGCACCTGCCTGCCACCGCGCCTCCAG tGACCAAGATCTGTGCCCAGTGTGAGATGGAGCACAGCGCTGATGGCCTCATGGAACAGATGTGCTCCAGTGACTTTG TGGTCAAGATGCGCATTAAGGAGATCAAGATAGACAACGGGGACCGAAAGTTGATTGGAgcccagaagaagaagaagctgctcaAGGCAGGCCCCTTAAAACGCAAGGATACCAAGAAGATGGTCCTGCATATGAAGAACGGGGCAAGCTGCCCTTGCCCGCAGTTAGACAACCTGACGGGCAGCTTCCTGGTCATGGGCCGCAAAGTAGAGGGCCAGCTGCTGCTCACGGCCGTCTACCACTGGGACAAGAAGAATAAGGAGATGAAGTTTGCGGTCAAATTTATGTTCTCCTACCCCTGTTCCCTCTACTATCCTTTTTTCTATGGGGCAGCTGAACCCCACTGA